The Mobula hypostoma chromosome 22, sMobHyp1.1, whole genome shotgun sequence genome includes a region encoding these proteins:
- the si:dkey-94l16.4 gene encoding uncharacterized protein si:dkey-94l16.4 isoform X2, with translation MESGQDQAERLQSRKDDLINFSIPVDYSADCTRNQREGLQANDPLDSGTVDTQFSMCSKNTPGDLETNTVPLTDKVHLDDAISSTTVTVSYVNRPHLFSSQRTLQHSLHEQPLPSLFIPSVCVQSQQMLSAPTNFVDSSFENSVLAQPGDLESIRRGLENGIDCSTVNPHRLKALDLDLPLVATTVHESNSPLEKRLNVREDILYEQSSGSSDVEILDSVCQFSRAMGQEDKWSDSASSAETLVQNSEALAVKLTESENRPNNNEQCESNNLLGRMDHSEMQNGAGVFAGIKTSSSQHIEKNLQSMCNLNTRYKDQTTMTIKTENDELSEAAVSVNSEESLSGDNFGKTCTNVLTEEEHGDSPCKTLSTSTHLSQSLSADSNDWEDTESIGTNTSSGYKVAPNEGCSNMLPNSGNGSSYTSDNSLVLQTDNISQQSMKAGECFHDQEIALSFDLKNGEMHCSGKDAVATPTQNNSLLQAICSTADNATSPSSGDQTSNIIVTEQTPNHENNCRESNEEICANDTDDNLFVAEPILIPESSQIDNNVRENSRSSTSFNKQILPTLSKSPASESNHPKIKPCSLELHKLNVLETEGKCDVRGYVLDLKRNNVASMSCSISMSLSLSKSGKGIGGEEETESAESCDSKSGQSPTHDNICKALSVQPEQQIPSRRKQTFVTKYEDSELVCISDDEVVDCLVAKTDSPQDWNQPQVRENKKKKACQQYLNQTFEDQPLQNAEPKHFERKILPPRQRGMRLEQIVQNIVTQPKARTSNNLGERLRRSKDGSVPTPTRFQPPRHKSSSSVAGQKSKGYVGSLPCIKDSSQKTSSACKMQEQCEANQEETSTAAVEKLNRNKSTSIPGSCHGRATKLNTPVSSSKSLCNASSSSKQPAETHWEGHSSGGKHKFAKLDLKCVNGNRRKHSGSSRNACVSSRPQSSQPRTQGKVRKRVHKSAGKKRQSQRGRPSMVFAPEEPEIKLRALSLKAEDRRERYDSFSPYVRVEAKGYSVCTVVNYSEEDNNILKQKKHSQQQSHGAVPKSSCMTLGPVVNEATHKNFLVCCLCGLSANAMEQGDLFGPFYPRGYTSSNNQTFQSKEVKTEQASTVASSSTCNSIRNVVNKTTGQNQESRTREGTITRGQKRRGVDGTEESSKCSESKKGKNEPTLEEWYQPPLVPMDANEYWMHEDCVTWCAGVFLVRGKLYGLLEAISVAQEAFCSMCQKTGATLGCYIKGCPLKYHYACAVDSKCSLNEDNFSMKCAKHKSSESFNKGGK, from the coding sequence ATGGAGTCAGGTCAGGACCAGGCTGAAAGGTTACAAAGCAGAAAGGATGACTTAATTAATTTCAGCATCCCTGTGGATTATTCTGCTGATTGCACAAGAAATCAAAGAGAAGGGCTACAGGCAAATGATCCTTTAGATAGTGGGACCGTGGATACCCAATTCAGCATGTGTAGTAAGAACACACCTGGTGACTTGGAGACCAACACTGTACCTCTGACTGACAAGGTTCACCTGGACGATGCAATCTCAAGTACTACAGTTACTGTCTCTTACGTTAATCGGCCCCACCTGTTTTCTTCCCAACGGACACTACAGCATTCCTTGCATGAGCAACCATTACCATCACTCTTTATTCCATCTGTTTGTGTACAGTCACAGCAGATGTTGTCAGCACCTACCAATTTTGTTGACTCGTCATTTGAGAACTCTGTTTTAGCACAGCCTGGTGATCTGGAATCCATTAGAAGAGGACTTGAAAATGGAATAGACTGCAGCACTGTGAACCCCCACAGACTAAAGGCACTGGACCTGGATTTACCTTTAGTGGCAACCACTGTCCATGAATCTAATAGTCCACTTGAAAAGAGATTAAATGTGAGAGAGGACATTTTGTATGAACAATCGAGTGGTTCTTCTGATGTGGAAATACTGGACTCTGTATGTCAGTTTTCCAGAGCAATGGGTCAGGAAGATAAGTGGAGTGACTCTGCCAGTTCTGCTGAAACTCTTGTTCAAAACTCAGAAGCACTTGCAGTGAAACTGACTGAGTCAGAAAACAGACCAAACAACAATGAACAGTGTGAAAGCAATAACCTGCTGGGCAGGATGGACCACTCTGAAATGCAAAATGGTGCTGGTGTCTTTGCTGGGATTAAAACTTCCAGCAGTCAACATATAGAGAAGAACCTTCAGTCCATGTGCAACTTAAACACACGTTATAAAGATCAGaccacaatgacaataaaaacagaaaatgatgaacTTTCAGAGGCAGCAGTGTCTGTTAATTCTGAAGAAAGCCTGAGTGGGGATAACTTTGGCAAAACATGTACAAATGTTTTGACAGAAGAGGAACATGGTGATTCGCCATGTAAAACACTTTCCACTTCCACACATTTGTCACAAAGTTTAAGTGCAGACAGTAATGATTGGGAAGACACAGAGAGTATTGGGACCAACACATCATCAGGTTACAAAGTGGCACCAAATGAAGGCTGCAGTAACATGTTGCCGAATTCTGGAAATGGTAGCAGCTATACTTCAGATAACAGTTTAGTACTCCAAACTGATAATATATCACAACAAAGTATGAAAGCTGGTGAGTGTTTTCATGACCAAGAAATAGCTTTATCATTTGACCTAAAGAATGGAGAAATGCATTGTTCTGGAAAGGATGCTGTAGCCACTCCCACTCAGAATAATAGCTTGTTGCAAGCCATTTGCAGCACAGCAGATAATGCAACTTCTCCATCCAGTGGAGATCAGACATCAAATATTATAGTAACTGAACAGACTCCAAATCATGAAAATAATTGTAGGGAATCCAATGAAGAAATTTGTGCTAATGATACAGATGATAACCTCTTTGTGGCTGAACCAATTTTGATCCCTGAATCGTCACAGATAGATAACAATGTACGTGAGAATAGCAGAAGTTCGACCTCATTCAATAAACAaattcttcctaccttgtcgaaGTCACCAGCTTCTGAAAGTAACCATCCTAAGATAAAGCCATGCTCTCTTGAATTGCATAAACTAAATGTTCTTGAAACTGAGGGGAAGTGTGATGTTCGGGGATATGTGTTAGACCTGAAAAGGAATAATGTTGCTTCAATGTCATGCAGCATTTCTATGAGTCTATCTTTATCCAAGTCTGGCAAAGGTATTGGTGGTGAAGAGGAGACAGAATCTGCTGAGAGCTGTGACAGTAAAAGTGGCCAGAGCCCCACTCATGATAATATATGCAAAGCCTTGTCTGTCCAGCCAGAGCAGCAAATCCCAAGCAGGAGAAAACAGACCTTTGTCACAAAGTATGAGGACAGTGAGTTGGTTTGCATCTCTGATGATGAAGTTGTTGATTGTTTGGTTGCAAAGACTGATTCACCACAAGACTGGAATCAGCCACAAGTTCGGGAAAATAAGAAGAAAAAGGCATGTCAGCAATATTTGAATCAGACATTTGAAGATCAACCACTCCAGAATGCTGAACCCAAACATTTTGAAAGAAAAATTCTGCCACCAAGACAAAGAGGAATGAGGctggaacaaattgtgcaaaatattGTTACTCAACCAAAGGCAAGAACGTCTAATAACCTTGGTGAGAGACTGAGAAGAAGCAAAGATGGATCAGTTCCTACTCCCACCAGGTTTCAGCCCCCGCGACATAAGTCATCTAGTTCCGTTGCAGGACAGAAGTCCAAAGGCTATGTTGGATCTCTTCCTTGCATCAAGGATTCCTCGCAAAAAACAAGTTCAGCATGTAAAATGCAAGAACAATGTGAGGCAAACCAAGAGGAAACCAGTACAGCAGCTGTGGAGAAAttgaacagaaataaatctaccTCTATTCCAGGTTCTTGCCATGGACGTGCAACAAAACTGAACACTCCAGTTTCTTCCAGCAAATCTTTATGCAATGCATCTTCGTCTTCAAAGCAGCCAGCTGAAACCCACTGGGAGGGTCATAGTTCAGGAGGCAAACATAAGTTTGCCAAGCTTGATCTCAAATGTGTAAATGGGAACAGGAGAAAGCATTCAGGAAGCTCCAGGAATGCCTGCGTGTCATCCCGGCCACAGTCTTCCCAACCAAGAACGCAGGGCAAAGTAAGGAAGAGGGTACATAAATCAGCAGGTAAAAAGCGGCAGTCACAGCGGGGACGGCCCTCAATGGTCTTTGCTCCTGAAGAGCCTGAGATAAAGCTAAGAGCCTTGTCTCTTAAGGCTGAGGATCGTCGAGAAAGATATGATAGTTTTTCACCTTATGTTAGGGTAGAAGCAAAGGGTTATTCAGTGTGTACGGTAGTGAACTATTCGGAAGAGGATAATAATATTCTTAAACAAAAGAAACATTCCCAGCAGCAGTCACATGGTGCAGTTCCAAAATCATCTTGCATGACACTGGGCCCTGTAGTAAATGAAGCTACTCATAAAAACTTTCTAGTCTGCTGTCTTTGTGGCTTATCTGCAAATGCAATGGAGCAAGGTGATCTTTTTGGACCTTTCTATCCTAGGGGATATACATCTTCCAACAATCAGACTTTCCAATCTAAAGAAGTAAAGACTGAGCAAGCAAGCACTGTTGCCTCCAGCTCTACCTGTAATTCCATTAGGAATGTAGTAAATAAAACAACTGGACAAAACCAAGAGTCTAGAACGAGAGAAGGGACAATAACTCGTGGCCAGAAGCGTAGAGGTGTTGATGGCACAGAAGAGAGCTCAAAATGTTCAGAAAGTAAGAAGGGCAAGAATGAGCCAACTTTGGAAGAGTGGTACCAGCCCCCATTGGTCCCAATGGATGCTAATGAATATTGGATGCATGAAGACTGTGTGACTTGGTGTGCTGGTGTATTTCTTGTGAGAGGAAAGTTATATGGGTTGTTGGAAGCTATCAGCGTTGCACAGGAAGCG
- the si:dkey-94l16.4 gene encoding uncharacterized protein si:dkey-94l16.4 isoform X1: MESGQDQAERLQSRKDDLINFSIPVDYSADCTRNQREGLQANDPLDSGTVDTQFSMCSKNTPGDLETNTVPLTDKVHLDDAISSTTVTVSYVNRPHLFSSQRTLQHSLHEQPLPSLFIPSVCVQSQQMLSAPTNFVDSSFENSVLAQPGDLESIRRGLENGIDCSTVNPHRLKALDLDLPLVATTVHESNSPLEKRLNVREDILYEQSSGSSDVEILDSVCQFSRAMGQEDKWSDSASSAETLVQNSEALAVKLTESENRPNNNEQCESNNLLGRMDHSEMQNGAGVFAGIKTSSSQHIEKNLQSMCNLNTRYKDQTTMTIKTENDELSEAAVSVNSEESLSGDNFGKTCTNVLTEEEHGDSPCKTLSTSTHLSQSLSADSNDWEDTESIGTNTSSGYKVAPNEGCSNMLPNSGNGSSYTSDNSLVLQTDNISQQSMKAGECFHDQEIALSFDLKNGEMHCSGKDAVATPTQNNSLLQAICSTADNATSPSSGDQTSNIIVTEQTPNHENNCRESNEEICANDTDDNLFVAEPILIPESSQIDNNVRENSRSSTSFNKQILPTLSKSPASESNHPKIKPCSLELHKLNVLETEGKCDVRGYVLDLKRNNVASMSCSISMSLSLSKSGKGIGGEEETESAESCDSKSGQSPTHDNICKALSVQPEQQIPSRRKQTFVTKYEDSELVCISDDEVVDCLVAKTDSPQDWNQPQVRENKKKKACQQYLNQTFEDQPLQNAEPKHFERKILPPRQRGMRLEQIVQNIVTQPKARTSNNLGERLRRSKDGSVPTPTRFQPPRHKSSSSVAGQKSKGYVGSLPCIKDSSQKTSSACKMQEQCEANQEETSTAAVEKLNRNKSTSIPGSCHGRATKLNTPVSSSKSLCNASSSSKQPAETHWEGHSSGGKHKFAKLDLKCVNGNRRKHSGSSRNACVSSRPQSSQPRTQGKVRKRVHKSAGKKRQSQRGRPSMVFAPEEPEIKLRALSLKAEDRRERYDSFSPYVRVEAKGYSVCTVVNYSEEDNNILKQKKHSQQQSHGAVPKSSCMTLGPVVNEATHKNFLVCCLCGLSANAMEQGDLFGPFYPRGYTSSNNQTFQSKEVKTEQASTVASSSTCNSIRNVVNKTTGQNQESRTREGTITRGQKRRGVDGTEESSKCSESKKGKNEPTLEEWYQPPLVPMDANEYWMHEDCVTWCAGVFLVRGKLYGLLEAISVAQEAFCSMCQKTGATLGCYIKGCPLKYHYACAVDSKCSLNEDNFSMKCAKHKDRALKVSTKVESR; the protein is encoded by the coding sequence ATGGAGTCAGGTCAGGACCAGGCTGAAAGGTTACAAAGCAGAAAGGATGACTTAATTAATTTCAGCATCCCTGTGGATTATTCTGCTGATTGCACAAGAAATCAAAGAGAAGGGCTACAGGCAAATGATCCTTTAGATAGTGGGACCGTGGATACCCAATTCAGCATGTGTAGTAAGAACACACCTGGTGACTTGGAGACCAACACTGTACCTCTGACTGACAAGGTTCACCTGGACGATGCAATCTCAAGTACTACAGTTACTGTCTCTTACGTTAATCGGCCCCACCTGTTTTCTTCCCAACGGACACTACAGCATTCCTTGCATGAGCAACCATTACCATCACTCTTTATTCCATCTGTTTGTGTACAGTCACAGCAGATGTTGTCAGCACCTACCAATTTTGTTGACTCGTCATTTGAGAACTCTGTTTTAGCACAGCCTGGTGATCTGGAATCCATTAGAAGAGGACTTGAAAATGGAATAGACTGCAGCACTGTGAACCCCCACAGACTAAAGGCACTGGACCTGGATTTACCTTTAGTGGCAACCACTGTCCATGAATCTAATAGTCCACTTGAAAAGAGATTAAATGTGAGAGAGGACATTTTGTATGAACAATCGAGTGGTTCTTCTGATGTGGAAATACTGGACTCTGTATGTCAGTTTTCCAGAGCAATGGGTCAGGAAGATAAGTGGAGTGACTCTGCCAGTTCTGCTGAAACTCTTGTTCAAAACTCAGAAGCACTTGCAGTGAAACTGACTGAGTCAGAAAACAGACCAAACAACAATGAACAGTGTGAAAGCAATAACCTGCTGGGCAGGATGGACCACTCTGAAATGCAAAATGGTGCTGGTGTCTTTGCTGGGATTAAAACTTCCAGCAGTCAACATATAGAGAAGAACCTTCAGTCCATGTGCAACTTAAACACACGTTATAAAGATCAGaccacaatgacaataaaaacagaaaatgatgaacTTTCAGAGGCAGCAGTGTCTGTTAATTCTGAAGAAAGCCTGAGTGGGGATAACTTTGGCAAAACATGTACAAATGTTTTGACAGAAGAGGAACATGGTGATTCGCCATGTAAAACACTTTCCACTTCCACACATTTGTCACAAAGTTTAAGTGCAGACAGTAATGATTGGGAAGACACAGAGAGTATTGGGACCAACACATCATCAGGTTACAAAGTGGCACCAAATGAAGGCTGCAGTAACATGTTGCCGAATTCTGGAAATGGTAGCAGCTATACTTCAGATAACAGTTTAGTACTCCAAACTGATAATATATCACAACAAAGTATGAAAGCTGGTGAGTGTTTTCATGACCAAGAAATAGCTTTATCATTTGACCTAAAGAATGGAGAAATGCATTGTTCTGGAAAGGATGCTGTAGCCACTCCCACTCAGAATAATAGCTTGTTGCAAGCCATTTGCAGCACAGCAGATAATGCAACTTCTCCATCCAGTGGAGATCAGACATCAAATATTATAGTAACTGAACAGACTCCAAATCATGAAAATAATTGTAGGGAATCCAATGAAGAAATTTGTGCTAATGATACAGATGATAACCTCTTTGTGGCTGAACCAATTTTGATCCCTGAATCGTCACAGATAGATAACAATGTACGTGAGAATAGCAGAAGTTCGACCTCATTCAATAAACAaattcttcctaccttgtcgaaGTCACCAGCTTCTGAAAGTAACCATCCTAAGATAAAGCCATGCTCTCTTGAATTGCATAAACTAAATGTTCTTGAAACTGAGGGGAAGTGTGATGTTCGGGGATATGTGTTAGACCTGAAAAGGAATAATGTTGCTTCAATGTCATGCAGCATTTCTATGAGTCTATCTTTATCCAAGTCTGGCAAAGGTATTGGTGGTGAAGAGGAGACAGAATCTGCTGAGAGCTGTGACAGTAAAAGTGGCCAGAGCCCCACTCATGATAATATATGCAAAGCCTTGTCTGTCCAGCCAGAGCAGCAAATCCCAAGCAGGAGAAAACAGACCTTTGTCACAAAGTATGAGGACAGTGAGTTGGTTTGCATCTCTGATGATGAAGTTGTTGATTGTTTGGTTGCAAAGACTGATTCACCACAAGACTGGAATCAGCCACAAGTTCGGGAAAATAAGAAGAAAAAGGCATGTCAGCAATATTTGAATCAGACATTTGAAGATCAACCACTCCAGAATGCTGAACCCAAACATTTTGAAAGAAAAATTCTGCCACCAAGACAAAGAGGAATGAGGctggaacaaattgtgcaaaatattGTTACTCAACCAAAGGCAAGAACGTCTAATAACCTTGGTGAGAGACTGAGAAGAAGCAAAGATGGATCAGTTCCTACTCCCACCAGGTTTCAGCCCCCGCGACATAAGTCATCTAGTTCCGTTGCAGGACAGAAGTCCAAAGGCTATGTTGGATCTCTTCCTTGCATCAAGGATTCCTCGCAAAAAACAAGTTCAGCATGTAAAATGCAAGAACAATGTGAGGCAAACCAAGAGGAAACCAGTACAGCAGCTGTGGAGAAAttgaacagaaataaatctaccTCTATTCCAGGTTCTTGCCATGGACGTGCAACAAAACTGAACACTCCAGTTTCTTCCAGCAAATCTTTATGCAATGCATCTTCGTCTTCAAAGCAGCCAGCTGAAACCCACTGGGAGGGTCATAGTTCAGGAGGCAAACATAAGTTTGCCAAGCTTGATCTCAAATGTGTAAATGGGAACAGGAGAAAGCATTCAGGAAGCTCCAGGAATGCCTGCGTGTCATCCCGGCCACAGTCTTCCCAACCAAGAACGCAGGGCAAAGTAAGGAAGAGGGTACATAAATCAGCAGGTAAAAAGCGGCAGTCACAGCGGGGACGGCCCTCAATGGTCTTTGCTCCTGAAGAGCCTGAGATAAAGCTAAGAGCCTTGTCTCTTAAGGCTGAGGATCGTCGAGAAAGATATGATAGTTTTTCACCTTATGTTAGGGTAGAAGCAAAGGGTTATTCAGTGTGTACGGTAGTGAACTATTCGGAAGAGGATAATAATATTCTTAAACAAAAGAAACATTCCCAGCAGCAGTCACATGGTGCAGTTCCAAAATCATCTTGCATGACACTGGGCCCTGTAGTAAATGAAGCTACTCATAAAAACTTTCTAGTCTGCTGTCTTTGTGGCTTATCTGCAAATGCAATGGAGCAAGGTGATCTTTTTGGACCTTTCTATCCTAGGGGATATACATCTTCCAACAATCAGACTTTCCAATCTAAAGAAGTAAAGACTGAGCAAGCAAGCACTGTTGCCTCCAGCTCTACCTGTAATTCCATTAGGAATGTAGTAAATAAAACAACTGGACAAAACCAAGAGTCTAGAACGAGAGAAGGGACAATAACTCGTGGCCAGAAGCGTAGAGGTGTTGATGGCACAGAAGAGAGCTCAAAATGTTCAGAAAGTAAGAAGGGCAAGAATGAGCCAACTTTGGAAGAGTGGTACCAGCCCCCATTGGTCCCAATGGATGCTAATGAATATTGGATGCATGAAGACTGTGTGACTTGGTGTGCTGGTGTATTTCTTGTGAGAGGAAAGTTATATGGGTTGTTGGAAGCTATCAGCGTTGCACAGGAAGCG